One Paenisporosarcina sp. FSL H8-0542 genomic region harbors:
- a CDS encoding citrate/2-methylcitrate synthase, which produces MFQKGLKDVVAVHTKIASVDGDKGELRYRGELVDKIIPNATFEQLSTFLWTGEKEPVSSLLKEGRVLPEHVLNLMGKLPIDLQVMDVLKVAVSAYGTPSFLGKSTYEQSVILTAALPVIVAFYYRRQQGLEPLSSLDNLGHTANFLYLLTGISPTPAQVEALETYLLLTMEHGLNASTFAARVTISTESDIPSAIVSALGTMKGPLHGGAPSGVLDLLDEMQSPEGVRAVIEEKLARGERIMGFGHRIYKTEDPRSIVLREKCLSLQGEDAWLDLATFAEKEIIHLLNEHKPGRKLYTNVEFYAAAIMRAINLDPALFTPTFSVARIVGWTTHAMEQAEDNTIFRPQSVYIGKTFV; this is translated from the coding sequence ATGTTTCAAAAAGGTTTGAAAGACGTGGTGGCCGTTCACACGAAAATCGCATCGGTCGATGGAGACAAAGGTGAATTGCGCTACCGTGGAGAACTTGTGGATAAAATCATCCCAAATGCAACATTTGAACAGTTGTCCACATTTTTATGGACAGGAGAGAAGGAACCAGTTTCCTCATTACTGAAAGAAGGAAGAGTACTTCCTGAACATGTACTAAACCTAATGGGGAAATTGCCCATTGATTTACAAGTGATGGATGTATTGAAGGTAGCTGTTTCGGCTTACGGAACCCCGTCATTCCTGGGAAAATCAACATATGAACAATCGGTTATTTTAACAGCTGCTCTTCCGGTAATCGTTGCTTTTTATTATCGAAGACAACAAGGATTGGAGCCTTTGTCTTCACTTGATAATCTCGGACATACAGCCAACTTTTTATACTTGTTAACAGGGATATCCCCAACACCTGCACAAGTGGAAGCGCTTGAGACGTATTTGTTATTAACAATGGAGCATGGTTTGAATGCATCGACGTTTGCTGCACGTGTCACCATCTCAACGGAGTCTGATATTCCATCTGCAATTGTATCTGCACTTGGGACGATGAAAGGTCCTTTACATGGAGGTGCTCCTTCAGGGGTGCTTGATTTATTAGATGAGATGCAGTCTCCCGAAGGTGTGCGTGCAGTCATAGAAGAAAAGCTAGCTAGAGGAGAACGCATAATGGGGTTCGGTCACAGAATCTATAAAACGGAAGATCCACGTTCGATTGTGCTTCGTGAAAAATGTTTATCACTTCAAGGAGAAGATGCATGGCTTGATCTTGCTACTTTTGCTGAAAAAGAAATAATTCATCTGTTAAATGAACATAAACCTGGCCGCAAGCTGTATACCAATGTCGAGTTCTATGCAGCGGCCATCATGCGGGCCATTAATTTGGACCCGGCACTCTTTACACCTACCTTCAGTGTGGCTCGAATTGTCGGGTGGACTACCCATGCGATGGAACAAGCAGAAGATAACACAATTTTCAGACCGCAGTCTGTATATATTGGAAAAACTTTTGTATGA
- a CDS encoding LysR family transcriptional regulator encodes MFVIEIQWIKTFSVAAKTLNFRKTSEQLLMSQPSVSVHIKLLEEFLGISLFERNKNRVTLSDAGKLFVDKADKLLQQYEESIQTIHAYKQGFRRNWTIAISPLLAETILPHILRSFMRQHPDLEITIRVEESHLIEELVDKEDVHLGISALNSTYKHIESIPIFEEPLLFIAPVDIYDDESGPAYDEMEFLQTYTLFTHHHPVFWDDVLIKLRKQVTGLRSMKVSQAHITKRFIQEGLGISFLPHSIVRRELLEGRLKNVHFDLFELPKVTTYVVVKKQGELEKEFIQLLSSHYFG; translated from the coding sequence GTGTTTGTTATTGAAATTCAATGGATAAAAACATTCAGTGTAGCTGCCAAGACGCTTAATTTCCGTAAAACTTCCGAGCAACTTTTAATGTCACAACCGAGTGTTTCCGTGCACATTAAATTGTTGGAAGAATTTTTAGGAATTTCTTTATTTGAACGTAACAAAAACCGGGTTACGCTATCGGATGCTGGCAAATTATTTGTGGATAAAGCAGACAAACTCCTTCAACAATATGAAGAAAGTATCCAAACCATTCATGCTTACAAACAGGGGTTTAGAAGGAATTGGACCATTGCCATTTCTCCGTTGTTGGCAGAAACCATATTACCTCATATCCTGCGTTCATTTATGCGGCAACATCCAGACTTAGAAATCACGATTCGCGTGGAAGAATCGCACCTCATCGAAGAACTTGTGGATAAAGAAGACGTGCATTTGGGGATATCCGCATTAAATTCGACTTATAAACATATTGAATCGATTCCAATTTTTGAAGAACCTCTTCTTTTCATTGCTCCTGTGGATATCTATGATGATGAAAGTGGACCTGCGTACGATGAAATGGAGTTTTTACAAACTTATACACTGTTTACCCACCATCACCCCGTGTTTTGGGATGACGTGTTGATAAAGTTAAGAAAACAAGTAACCGGCTTGCGTTCCATGAAAGTCTCTCAAGCACATATCACCAAACGTTTTATCCAGGAAGGGCTCGGTATCTCATTCCTTCCTCACTCTATTGTCAGACGTGAACTACTGGAGGGCAGATTGAAGAATGTCCATTTTGATTTATTTGAATTACCGAAAGTCACGACCTATGTTGTCGTAAAGAAACAAGGGGAATTGGAGAAAGAGTTCATTCAACTCTTGTCATCGCATTATTTTGGATAA
- a CDS encoding GNAT family protein: MSVLLMHDDVTLRPMQESDIERLWKLTTFETFTFMLNKFQHMEEFEKWMSSGYEDMQLTVSTIVFVAANSKTDELYGSTRIYNIDHANKTCEIGGTFYGKPFQRTHINTTAKWLLLTYAFETLGMIRVQFKTDEENVESQKAIERLGAQKEGILRNERIRSTGKPRNAVVYSIIDKEWASVNKGLQEKMNKYSK; the protein is encoded by the coding sequence ATGAGCGTTTTATTAATGCATGATGATGTGACGTTACGACCGATGCAAGAATCCGATATTGAAAGACTGTGGAAACTGACAACGTTCGAAACGTTTACTTTTATGCTTAATAAATTTCAACATATGGAAGAGTTTGAAAAGTGGATGAGCTCCGGCTATGAAGATATGCAATTAACTGTTTCGACAATTGTTTTTGTTGCAGCGAACTCAAAAACGGATGAACTGTATGGTTCTACACGTATATATAACATTGACCATGCGAATAAAACATGTGAAATAGGCGGTACTTTTTATGGCAAACCATTTCAACGGACGCATATCAATACGACAGCTAAGTGGCTGCTGCTCACATATGCCTTTGAAACGCTTGGCATGATTCGCGTTCAATTTAAAACAGATGAAGAAAATGTGGAGTCTCAAAAAGCGATTGAACGACTCGGAGCCCAAAAAGAAGGCATCTTACGAAATGAACGAATTCGCTCGACTGGAAAACCGCGCAATGCAGTTGTTTACTCAATCATTGATAAAGAGTGGGCCAGCGTCAACAAAGGGTTGCAAGAAAAAATGAATAAATATTCAAAATGA